GAAgcgagaagaaggaaaaaagagagaataaaaaaatatgaaagaagagaaCAAGAGATAAGGGAGAAAGAATAACTAAAAACACAACCTCCTCCCACACTCCTCATAGAACCAAGACTCTTAAGGGGAGGTTTTCTATCCTTTAACTTTTCTCCATCTATccttaagttttcaaaatttaacttgTCTTTCAGAGCAATTgtcatttcatattttcataattcaCAACTTTCAAGACCTGGCAATTCACAACTTGAGTTACGGTTACCTTTATGGATACCACTAACTCAaggcaaaaataaaatttcaaaagaagcAAAGTTTCTTTGTtgtattaaatttgaaaattgcaAAACCAGGAAACCCTCTtctaaacatattattttatatattttaatgggTCAAATAAATCAATTCGAGATATGTTTGATGCTTACTGCAGATGGACATTTGACCTAGGAGGAATTCTTGTGAAGTCAGCAAAAATAAGTCCTCATAATCAAAACGACCCaccagatttgaggacaaatccttcgCAAATGGGAAGAGATGATGACTTGGGTTCAAGCCCATCAATTAGTTAAGGACCCATCACTAGAAGAATGACAAATAAGGCATTACAAGGACCTTGGAAACAAGCCAACACACCTTGGAATACTTTGTAGGATGACCATCGCGCGTTTGAGCGCAACCAAGAGGCACCTGAGCGCAACCAAGAGGCGTCTGAGCGCCAATCAGCCAGTACGTGCTGCTTCACAAAATCCAGAAAGATCATCGCACGCTTGAGCGAGGACTGTGGAGCGCTCGAGCGCGACTTCCTTTAGCCAGCTATTTCAATGCATGGATCATGTGTTTTTCATGAACCCAACACCATATTTGCTTCCCTATACGTGGCATTAGATTCATAGATCATGGCTGATGATCAGCATTGTATCAGGAAGGGTGAATCTCCTATAAATTCACCCACCTCCTCTTTGTAAACTCACTTTTGAATGAAATGAGTTTACCATGCTGAAGCATTTCCAGCACCCAAACTCTAACCAAAAGTCACCTCTAAATTGAGCTTTTCCTCTCCACCTAACTTCCTTCCCGTGAAGGTCCTCTGAGCTAGAGTTCCACCCTCCAAATAGCTCTAcatccatcatcaacatcactAAATCCCTCTGCACCATTGCTGCCAAACCCCAAGCAACTACTTCAGCTGCCTCTGATCTAAAAAACTTACCTGAAGCTTCCTCATCAAATACGTTTCGtgttatgataaattttgaattttatcaatGGTTAATAACctttaacatttcaaaaattgaaATGTTACATACAACAACTACTAAACATTATATCAAATTCACAAACTTTTTCTAACTTTAactttagttttagttttcgtttatattttctttttcacttggTCAAATAATCTCTAACGGTGAAAGGATAACAAAATTTACATTGAACATCGTTATAATTTACTTATTAAAtgtcaattatttaaaaaaaagtaacgtattttttataaataaaataaagatttctGGGTCAttagtaattaatattaaaaaattgccTGTCACACACTAACAATAACTTTTggtcagaactaattactactttggtatataaaaatgtatgaattaatgataataaatacttaaaatagtGTTGACTGTTTCCTAATCCAATAAATATTTAGAAGGCGGAATTTCTTTGGCAAATCTTTATGTTTTCTAGttttatatagtattttatttttaactagaGAGTATAAATAGTTAtgctttaaattttatgtttatgttgacttatttttattttttctatttctcaaaatttgcagctctaaaaataaaaaattagtaatatgTGAAAACTTGCAACTCTCACAGTAACACAATGATTAAATTCACACACGGTAGACTTTccagataaaagaaaagaaaactaggTTTGTGATAAATGGTCGAATCAGCAACAGTGAAATGATCTCAAAATGTGATTATTTTCAAGTTATTAAAGGTGGAGTGTAACAGCAgagttatatatgtatatagagAGAGACTAGGTCTCTCTGTTTCTGCTTCTTACAAACTCGTCAAACGCAGCATTTAAACCGTCTGCGACATTTGTCGATTCCTCTTTCCTTCAATTCTGTTTCTTTGGCTTGATCTTCCTCCATTTGAATCCAATCATACTTCACTTCTTCTACTTCCAACTTTTCTCCTCTTCCCTCGCCATTTCCTCGTTCTGTATTCGAATCTGATGCTTCCTTGAACCGAATCGGAAAATGAGGGGACCGTCTCCGAACTTCGTGGAGCCGCGCCACCGCTCCTCCGCCTCCTTTAGGTTTTGCACCGTTACTTCATGCCTTACTTTAGTTTGCGTTTGTTTTTGTATCTTCTTGTGTGAACTGCATTTTAGATGTCACATCTATTTTTAGCACTTGAGCTGTAGAGAATTTCGAAATCCTCGATATCTGCTTcaatttttgcttttatttatttctacgAAGATAACGGAATCTTTTGCCGGCGAACTGTATTTCTTGTGTCGTAATTCAAAATTGGCGCGATATGTTCGTAGGATCTTGGTATCTCAGCAATGCAATAATGATGAGGGAAATTGAACCTTGATCTTGATGATTTCGTGCTACTTGGACTGTTTCTCATGTTTATTGGATACtgaatttttgtttacttttctttcttgttgGTGCAGTGAAGATACCGGCAAGAGAAGGTCTCAAAGAAGTAAAGATTTCAAAGATGTTGAGAAGTTGTTGCATACTCCGTTCCAAGAGAGGAGTATAACATGCAGGCCAAATTGGAAATTAGTTTTGGTTATTGTTATATTGGGAACCTTGGTTACCATTTTCCATCCTCCAGCTGTTTACAATACCGATCATTTGTCAAACTCTATTATGTCGCGGtatgtcttttgtttttatccgtattttcacattttttgcATCCTTCTATTTCGAGCTCTGGTAGTTTCCTGCTGTTATATATTCGTAGTAGttttgtttcttaaattttgCTTTTCTGGAAGATAAAGCTTGCTCTTGGATTTCTTCTTCTTGCAGTATGTATTAGAAGGATAATTCATTTAGTGTTACGAATTTGAATCTGTCTATGTATAAACATGTGTCGGTTCGAAGATTATGTCTCGTGTTCTTGAAATACTGCGGCAATGTATTTGTTCAGATCGTAAAGGGTGATTTAGTACGGTTACATCTTTCATTGTCTTAacttgtcttttttttttttatgcaggcCAACTTTTATAAACAGCTGGAGAGGAGGATTTGGAGGAATTGATTCACGTTATGCATCATTTCTCAATATTGAGTGGAACCAAATATCTAATGTTCTCGAAAATTTGAAGGATAAGGACACATATCAGGGTGTTGGCTTATTAAACTTCAATGACAGTGAGAATGACCACTGGAAGGAGCTGATACCAGAAGCAGAGCATGTAGTCCTTAGTCTGGACTATGTTTCAAGTAATATTACTTGGGAAGTTCTGTATCCCGAATGgatagatgaagaagaagaatatgaGTTCCCTACTTGTCCAGCTCTACCTAGGATTCAGGTACCAGGAAAGCCCCGGCTTGATCTTATTGCTGTCAAGCTTCCCTGCCACACGTCAGGACGCTGGTCTAGAGATGTAGCTCGTTTGCACTTGCAAATTGAAGCTGCAAGACTTGCTGCCTCTTCCAAAGGATATCATCCAGTGCGTGTGCTTTTGGTCACGGATTGCTTCCCGATTCCAAATCTATTTACTTGCAAGGACCTTATACAGCATGAAGGGAGTGCCTGGCTTTATGAACCCAACCTGAATAGACTGAGGGATAAGCTGCAGCTACCAATTGGTTCATGTGAACTAGCAGTTCCTATGAAGGCTAAAGGTCAGGTTCAAATAAACTTGTTTCTTACGCTATGTTCTCATTTCGTCCTTGCTTTTTTCATTTGGTCTCCTTATCCCGGAATCATGTTTCCATCATGTTTTTTAAGCAACAATCAGTTTGAGTTTCAAAATTTAAGTGTACcacatttttctttattgaagactaaaatggaaaataaaaggtTGGCCAAGGAGCATGGTGTATGATGTCACAACAGGTTTCCTTTGTAGTGCCACTGAAAACATGAacttttaaattacttaaatcCTGTTTTGTtgcatcaaaattattttttaggttATTATACTTCTTTTATGATATAGTCCTGAAAGGCAATGTGGCTTCTGAAAGTATATTATTCCGTTGCCTTTGAAGTTTCTTGATCTATGAAATTAACTGGATACACTGATCAGAGACTAACTATATTCTTTTACCAGAAAATTTCTATTCAGAAAGGCCACACCGAGAAGCTTATGCAACCATCCTGCACTCTGCACACTT
This window of the Vigna angularis cultivar LongXiaoDou No.4 chromosome 7, ASM1680809v1, whole genome shotgun sequence genome carries:
- the LOC108336200 gene encoding putative UDP-glucuronate:xylan alpha-glucuronosyltransferase 3; the protein is MRGPSPNFVEPRHRSSASFSEDTGKRRSQRSKDFKDVEKLLHTPFQERSITCRPNWKLVLVIVILGTLVTIFHPPAVYNTDHLSNSIMSRPTFINSWRGGFGGIDSRYASFLNIEWNQISNVLENLKDKDTYQGVGLLNFNDSENDHWKELIPEAEHVVLSLDYVSSNITWEVLYPEWIDEEEEYEFPTCPALPRIQVPGKPRLDLIAVKLPCHTSGRWSRDVARLHLQIEAARLAASSKGYHPVRVLLVTDCFPIPNLFTCKDLIQHEGSAWLYEPNLNRLRDKLQLPIGSCELAVPMKAKENFYSERPHREAYATILHSAHLYVCGAITAAQSIRMAGSTRDLVILVDDTITDYHRGGLEAAGWKIHTIQRIRNPKAEPEAYNEWNYSKFRLWQLTDYDKIIFIDADLLILRNIDFLFEMPEITAIGNNATLFNSGVMVVEPSNCTFQLLMDHINEIVSYNGGDQGYLNEIFTWWHRIPKHMNFLKHFWEGDEEEKKVMKTRLFGADPPILYVIHYLGYKPWLCFRDYDCNWNVDILQEFASDVAHARWWEVHDAMPQNLHKYCLLRSKQKASLEWDRRQAEKGNYSDGHWKIKIEDPRLKTCFEDFCFWESMLWHWGEKNWTDNSTVNNSPPVVQTKSLSSL